Proteins found in one Paludisphaera rhizosphaerae genomic segment:
- a CDS encoding vWA domain-containing protein → MNLVNPTGLWLAALAAPIIGLYILKIRLRRAPVSTIQFWRRIYEEKKPRSIWQRLRHWISLALQLAFLALLTVALADPIFRWQQGQGRRRVLVLDDSASMNAADVAPSRFEAARAECRRIVDGMRLGDETAVIAVGTPPRVLCGMTDHQRTLRDAIDAATPTDGPTRVSDAVALARRLLADGPAAGRGVVVVSDGGFDGAAELSKSNDVEMIAVGGKASNIGITRLQARRSLLDPIGYEILVEVLNASDDPAECRLELDLDDQPVDVVPLKLKPGERVTQIFEKASADGGLLRAKVDHGGALAADDSAVALLPKRSRRKVRLETAGDLFLEKVFEAMPLVDLEVVKDPAAKPSPGAPPALTVFDGRTPEVLPPGPILVISPESSSALWKVADKIQDPVVAKQDGDSPLMTHIRLDRILMPEARKLVLEASAKPKVLAETATGDPLYAVLDRPEGKVVVLTVDLDKSDLPLQTAFPIMTTNLLSWLSGSQGELREAIATGATTETPLPAEADPRANRVLRPPTGPDRPLPTAAASIGLGPLDRAGIWKVVRITPPPESKGDAKAAPTEQTLLEIACNVGDRRETDLRPPEGLEARPEPALAGLFSRPLWFYLVACAWGLTSWEWFLHQRRWID, encoded by the coding sequence ATGAACCTCGTCAACCCGACGGGACTCTGGCTGGCGGCGTTGGCGGCCCCCATCATCGGCCTGTACATCCTCAAGATCCGCCTGCGGCGCGCGCCGGTTTCGACCATCCAGTTCTGGCGGCGGATCTACGAGGAGAAGAAGCCCCGGTCCATCTGGCAGCGGCTGCGGCACTGGATCTCATTGGCGCTCCAGCTCGCGTTCCTGGCCCTTCTGACCGTGGCTCTCGCCGACCCGATCTTCCGCTGGCAGCAAGGGCAGGGGAGGCGTCGCGTGCTGGTCCTCGACGACTCCGCCAGCATGAACGCGGCCGACGTCGCGCCCAGCCGGTTCGAGGCGGCACGGGCCGAGTGCCGCCGGATCGTCGACGGCATGCGACTGGGCGACGAGACGGCGGTCATCGCCGTCGGGACGCCCCCGCGTGTGCTCTGCGGGATGACCGACCACCAGCGAACCCTCCGCGACGCCATCGATGCCGCGACTCCCACCGACGGCCCGACCCGGGTCTCCGACGCCGTCGCCCTGGCGCGACGGCTCCTGGCCGACGGCCCCGCCGCCGGCCGCGGGGTGGTCGTCGTCAGCGACGGCGGGTTCGACGGGGCCGCGGAGCTGTCGAAGTCGAACGACGTCGAGATGATCGCCGTGGGCGGCAAGGCGTCGAACATCGGGATCACCCGGCTCCAGGCGCGCAGGAGCCTGCTCGATCCCATCGGCTACGAGATCCTCGTCGAGGTCCTCAACGCCTCCGACGATCCGGCCGAATGCCGGTTGGAGCTGGACCTGGACGACCAGCCGGTCGACGTGGTCCCCCTCAAGCTCAAGCCGGGCGAGCGCGTGACGCAGATCTTCGAGAAGGCCTCGGCCGACGGCGGCCTGCTTCGGGCGAAGGTCGACCACGGCGGCGCTCTGGCGGCCGACGACTCCGCCGTCGCCCTCTTGCCCAAACGCAGCCGGCGCAAGGTGCGGTTGGAGACGGCCGGCGACCTCTTCCTTGAGAAGGTCTTCGAGGCCATGCCCCTGGTCGACTTGGAGGTCGTCAAGGACCCCGCCGCGAAGCCCTCGCCGGGCGCCCCGCCGGCGCTCACCGTCTTCGACGGCCGCACGCCTGAAGTCCTGCCTCCCGGTCCGATCCTCGTCATCTCGCCCGAGTCGTCCAGCGCCCTCTGGAAGGTTGCGGACAAGATCCAGGATCCGGTGGTCGCCAAGCAGGACGGCGACTCCCCCTTGATGACCCACATTCGCCTCGACCGCATCCTGATGCCCGAGGCGCGCAAGCTCGTCCTGGAAGCGTCCGCTAAACCGAAGGTCCTCGCCGAGACGGCCACCGGCGACCCGCTGTACGCCGTGCTCGACCGCCCCGAAGGGAAGGTGGTCGTCCTGACCGTCGACCTCGACAAGAGCGACCTGCCGCTGCAGACCGCGTTCCCGATCATGACCACGAACCTGCTGAGCTGGCTCTCGGGCTCGCAGGGCGAGCTTCGCGAGGCCATCGCGACCGGAGCGACGACCGAGACGCCCCTCCCCGCCGAGGCCGATCCTCGCGCGAACCGCGTCCTCAGGCCGCCGACGGGCCCCGACCGCCCGCTGCCGACGGCCGCCGCCTCGATCGGCCTGGGTCCGCTCGATCGCGCCGGGATCTGGAAAGTGGTCCGAATCACCCCGCCGCCGGAATCGAAGGGCGACGCCAAGGCCGCCCCGACCGAACAGACACTCCTGGAGATCGCCTGCAACGTGGGCGACCGGCGCGAGACCGACCTCCGCCCGCCCGAAGGTTTGGAGGCCCGCCCCGAGCCAGCCCTCGCCGGCCTCTTCAGCCGACCGCTGTGGTTCTACCTCGTGGCCTGCGCCTGGGGTTTGACCTCCTGGGAATGGTTCCTCCATCAACGAAGGTGGATCGACTGA
- a CDS encoding AAA family ATPase gives MTSDPEAIKEQLDRFRADFDALRAEIGKVIVGNREIVDGVLLALIAGGHVLLEGVPGLGKTLLVRTLSDALHLKFQRIQFTPDLMPADLIGTNVVLENPEGGRRFEFQPGPVFSNLVLADEINRATPKTQSALLEAMQERSVTIGGKTHDLGRPFFVLATQNPLEMEGTYPLPEAQLDRFFFKLLVKFPSADELESIIDRTTEAAEPRAQPIFDGHRIGELSKLARQIPIADELKKHAVSIILATHPEDERATDMVRRYVRYGSSPRGAQSVILAAKIRAILDHRYHVAREDLHEVVRPALRHRLILNFEGQAENVQPDEVLADVLEKLEAPALVG, from the coding sequence ATGACGAGCGATCCCGAAGCCATCAAGGAACAGCTCGACCGTTTCCGCGCCGACTTCGACGCCCTCCGGGCCGAGATCGGCAAGGTAATCGTCGGCAACCGCGAGATCGTCGACGGCGTGCTGCTGGCCCTGATCGCCGGCGGGCACGTCCTGCTCGAAGGCGTGCCGGGGCTGGGCAAGACGCTGCTGGTCCGCACGCTGTCGGACGCCCTCCACCTGAAGTTCCAGCGCATCCAGTTCACGCCCGACCTCATGCCGGCCGACCTGATCGGTACGAATGTGGTCCTGGAAAATCCCGAGGGAGGCCGCCGGTTCGAGTTCCAGCCGGGGCCGGTCTTCTCGAACCTCGTCCTCGCCGACGAGATCAACCGGGCGACGCCCAAGACCCAGTCCGCCCTGCTGGAAGCCATGCAGGAGCGGTCGGTGACGATCGGCGGCAAGACGCACGACCTCGGCCGGCCGTTCTTCGTCCTGGCGACGCAGAACCCGCTGGAGATGGAAGGGACGTACCCGCTCCCAGAGGCCCAGCTCGACCGCTTCTTCTTCAAGCTTCTGGTGAAGTTCCCCTCGGCCGACGAATTGGAATCCATCATCGACCGGACCACCGAGGCCGCCGAGCCCCGCGCACAGCCGATCTTCGACGGCCATCGCATCGGCGAGCTGTCCAAACTGGCCCGCCAGATCCCCATCGCCGACGAGTTGAAGAAGCACGCCGTCTCGATCATCCTGGCGACCCACCCCGAAGACGAGCGCGCGACCGACATGGTCCGCCGTTACGTCCGCTACGGCTCCAGCCCGCGCGGGGCCCAGTCCGTCATCCTCGCCGCCAAGATCCGCGCGATCCTCGACCACCGCTACCACGTCGCTCGCGAGGACCTGCACGAAGTGGTCCGCCCCGCGCTGCGACACCGCCTGATCCTGAACTTCGAGGGCCAGGCTGAGAACGTCCAGCCCGACGAGGTGCTCGCCGACGTGCTGGAGAAGCTGGAGGCGCCCGCGCTGGTCGGCTGA
- a CDS encoding VWA domain-containing protein, producing the protein MNWPSIQFELTRPWWLLGLLALPAIAWYYHRSLVDLARWQRQISLGVRAVVVGLLVLAMAGLTLLRPTREQFVVFAVDQSMSLGDDARKAADDYVARAVAAAGTNRCAVLPFAAVPGRLRTGEDAKRPASSPEAAPAAAIDRMGTDLAAALEVASAAAPPFYVPRIVLISDGNATSGDALRAAAGLRGSVEVSTVPLPVRDDPEVQVSSVNVPAQVQQGEGFRIELVIDSNHDDDQGRVEVYRGDVKAADQPVKLKKGENRLSLSQTIEQGGMTPITARIVGARDTLLDNNSDFGLVFTSGKPRILLAESDPDQAKQLAWALEEQDLQVDVRPARGVPETLAELQNYDLVILSNVPATALTAKQMQATRSYVQDLGGGLIMLGGDQSFGLGGYYKTTLEEILPVRSDFEKEKEKPSLAMMLVIDKSGSMGGEKIEMAKEAARAAVELLGPSDQIGVLAFEGDNFWVSELHPCSDKGYVLDRIAALEAGGGTNMAPAMEESFETLRGAVAKLKHVIILTDGVSSPGDFRGIAEAMSAERITVSTVAMGADADQALLEEIAQVGSGRYYVADDPGQVPQIFAKETVTASKSAINEQPFTPTVVRPSQVLADVGLDSAPFLLGYVITRPKPTSEVILATENGDPLLSWWRYGLGMSVAFTSDAKSRWGAEWLSWPQFGQFWAQIARHALRKAEAKGTVVQVERRGKKTLVSLDAIEPSSKFLNRAETELTLIDPSLGTKAIEMAQTAPGRYQAEFDAARAGAYQLQFSQSKEGQAIGRQSRGLAVGYPDELRLRPANSELLRTIAETTSGRHDLKAEHVFDPSPRTVPRTTPLWPYLVGLAGLLFVLDVALRRIDLSLLPILRRRFPLSTEPV; encoded by the coding sequence ATGAACTGGCCGTCGATCCAATTCGAGCTGACGCGGCCGTGGTGGCTCCTGGGCCTGCTGGCGTTGCCGGCGATCGCCTGGTACTACCATCGGAGTCTGGTCGACCTGGCCCGATGGCAACGACAGATCTCGCTCGGCGTGCGGGCCGTCGTGGTCGGGCTGCTGGTGCTGGCGATGGCCGGCCTGACGCTCCTTCGACCCACGCGCGAGCAATTCGTCGTCTTCGCCGTGGACCAGAGCATGAGCCTGGGGGACGACGCGCGCAAGGCGGCCGACGACTACGTCGCCAGGGCGGTCGCCGCCGCCGGAACCAACCGATGCGCCGTGCTTCCGTTCGCCGCCGTTCCGGGGAGGCTTCGCACGGGAGAGGACGCGAAGCGGCCCGCGTCGTCGCCCGAGGCGGCCCCCGCCGCCGCGATCGACCGCATGGGCACCGACCTGGCCGCTGCGCTGGAAGTCGCATCCGCCGCCGCGCCCCCGTTCTACGTCCCCAGAATCGTCCTGATTTCCGACGGCAACGCGACCTCCGGCGACGCCCTCCGCGCCGCAGCCGGGCTGCGAGGGTCGGTGGAGGTCTCAACCGTCCCGCTTCCCGTCCGCGACGACCCCGAGGTCCAGGTTTCCTCCGTCAACGTCCCGGCGCAGGTGCAGCAGGGCGAGGGCTTTCGGATCGAGCTGGTCATCGACAGCAACCACGACGACGACCAGGGCCGCGTCGAGGTCTACCGAGGCGACGTCAAGGCGGCCGACCAGCCGGTGAAGCTCAAGAAGGGCGAGAACCGCCTGTCGCTCTCGCAGACGATCGAGCAGGGGGGGATGACGCCGATCACCGCCCGGATCGTCGGCGCTCGCGACACCCTGCTCGACAACAACAGCGACTTCGGCCTGGTCTTCACCTCCGGCAAGCCGCGCATCCTGCTGGCGGAGAGCGACCCCGACCAGGCCAAACAACTCGCCTGGGCTCTTGAGGAGCAAGACCTCCAGGTCGACGTCCGGCCCGCCCGAGGCGTCCCCGAGACGCTGGCCGAGTTGCAGAACTACGACCTCGTGATCCTCTCGAACGTCCCAGCCACGGCGTTGACGGCCAAACAGATGCAGGCGACGCGGTCGTACGTTCAGGACCTCGGCGGCGGGCTCATCATGCTAGGCGGCGATCAATCGTTCGGCCTGGGCGGCTACTACAAGACGACCCTCGAGGAAATACTCCCGGTCCGCAGCGACTTCGAGAAGGAGAAGGAAAAGCCCAGCCTGGCGATGATGCTGGTCATCGACAAATCGGGCTCGATGGGGGGCGAGAAGATCGAGATGGCCAAGGAGGCCGCGCGAGCCGCCGTGGAATTGCTCGGCCCCAGCGACCAGATCGGCGTCCTCGCCTTCGAGGGGGACAACTTCTGGGTTTCCGAACTGCACCCGTGCAGCGACAAGGGCTACGTCCTGGACCGGATCGCGGCGCTGGAGGCCGGGGGCGGCACGAACATGGCCCCGGCCATGGAGGAATCCTTCGAGACGCTCCGCGGCGCGGTGGCGAAGCTCAAGCACGTCATCATCCTGACCGACGGCGTCTCCTCGCCGGGCGACTTCCGGGGGATCGCTGAGGCCATGTCCGCGGAGCGGATCACGGTTTCCACCGTCGCGATGGGGGCCGACGCCGATCAGGCGCTTCTTGAGGAGATCGCCCAGGTAGGCTCCGGCCGCTACTACGTCGCCGACGACCCGGGTCAGGTCCCCCAGATCTTCGCCAAGGAGACCGTCACCGCCAGCAAGTCGGCGATCAACGAGCAGCCCTTCACCCCCACCGTCGTCCGGCCGTCGCAGGTGCTGGCGGACGTCGGCCTGGATTCGGCGCCGTTCCTTCTCGGATATGTCATCACCCGGCCCAAGCCAACCTCCGAGGTGATCCTGGCGACCGAGAACGGCGACCCGCTCCTCTCGTGGTGGCGCTACGGCCTGGGGATGAGCGTGGCGTTCACGTCCGACGCCAAGTCGCGATGGGGGGCCGAGTGGCTCTCGTGGCCGCAGTTCGGCCAGTTCTGGGCCCAGATCGCCCGCCACGCCCTGCGCAAGGCGGAGGCTAAGGGGACCGTCGTCCAGGTCGAACGCAGGGGAAAGAAGACGCTCGTCTCGCTGGACGCGATCGAGCCGTCAAGCAAGTTTCTCAACCGGGCCGAGACCGAACTGACCCTGATCGACCCGTCCCTGGGGACGAAGGCGATCGAGATGGCCCAGACCGCTCCCGGCCGTTACCAGGCGGAGTTCGACGCCGCCCGCGCCGGGGCCTATCAATTGCAGTTCAGCCAGTCGAAGGAGGGCCAGGCGATCGGCCGCCAGTCGCGCGGGCTGGCCGTCGGCTATCCCGATGAGCTTCGCCTCCGGCCGGCGAACTCCGAACTGCTGCGGACGATCGCCGAGACGACCTCGGGCCGGCACGACCTGAAGGCCGAGCACGTCTTCGACCCATCGCCGCGCACGGTCCCGCGGACC
- a CDS encoding DUF58 domain-containing protein, with translation MPPTTAGSRTPLFDADFIQKLEYLSLVSRRVFRGRLLAQRRTTQLGGGVEFADHREYAPGDDFRHLDWNLFARHDELLLKRFQEEEDLHVYILLDCSRSMAFGDPSKFDYARRVAAALAYIALAELDRAAVSAFAGGIFNDFPLTRGKARILSLLQFLERLPVQDGPTDLARAARDFTIRTQRRGLVIVVSDLFDPAGFERGLDVLRHSRYEPHVVQIYDRREADPDLKGDLELFDVETQTVEKVTVTERNLKQYRAIFAEFLESVQRYCKTYGIGGTCTPTQVPFDDLILKMMRQTGAVV, from the coding sequence ATGCCCCCGACGACCGCCGGCTCGCGAACGCCCCTGTTCGACGCCGACTTCATCCAGAAGCTGGAGTATCTCTCGCTCGTTTCGCGACGGGTGTTCCGCGGGCGTTTGCTCGCCCAACGGCGGACGACCCAGCTCGGCGGCGGCGTCGAGTTCGCCGACCACCGCGAGTACGCGCCGGGGGACGACTTCCGGCACCTCGACTGGAACCTATTCGCCCGTCACGACGAGCTGCTTTTGAAGCGGTTCCAGGAGGAGGAAGACCTCCACGTCTACATCCTGCTGGACTGTTCGCGGAGCATGGCGTTCGGCGACCCCTCGAAGTTCGACTACGCCCGACGCGTGGCCGCGGCGCTGGCGTACATCGCCCTAGCCGAGTTGGACCGCGCGGCGGTCTCAGCCTTCGCCGGCGGGATCTTCAACGACTTCCCGCTGACGCGCGGCAAGGCGCGGATTCTGTCGCTGCTCCAGTTCCTCGAACGCCTCCCCGTCCAGGACGGTCCGACCGACCTGGCCCGCGCCGCCCGCGACTTTACCATTCGCACCCAGCGCCGAGGGCTGGTCATCGTCGTCAGCGATCTGTTCGACCCCGCCGGCTTCGAGCGCGGTTTGGACGTCCTCCGCCACAGTCGGTATGAGCCCCACGTCGTCCAGATCTACGACCGTCGCGAGGCCGACCCCGACCTCAAGGGGGACCTGGAACTCTTCGACGTCGAGACGCAGACCGTCGAGAAGGTCACCGTCACCGAGCGCAACCTGAAGCAATACCGCGCGATCTTCGCCGAGTTCCTGGAATCGGTCCAGCGCTACTGCAAGACCTACGGGATCGGCGGGACCTGCACGCCGACCCAGGTCCCGTTCGACGACCTGATCCTGAAGATGATGCGGCAGACGGGGGCCGTCGTATGA